The nucleotide sequence GACTAGCGGGCGAATTCGGCACCCTGCCCCTGCTAGGCGACGGCATGACCCAGCTCATCACGTTTCGAGCCATTCAGGGCCTGGGAGGTGCTGGTCTGTTTGCCATGGCCTTCATCATCATTGCCGACCTGTTTCCACCCGCTGAGCGGGGCAAGTACCAAGGCTACGTGGGGGCGGTTTTCGGCACGTCGTCGGTGCTGGGGCCGTTTTTGGGGGGCTTTCTAACAGACAAAGGCTCGGGGCTGATTCCGGGCGTGGCAGGGTGGCGGCTGGTGTTCTACGTGAACCTGCCGCTGGGCTTGCTGGCCCTGTGGTTTATTTTGACTCAGATGCCAGCCCTCCGGCCCCGGACTACACCCAAGCCTCTCGATGTGGTATCGATTGTGCTGCTGATGGCCGGGCTGGCGCCGCTGGTAGTGGGGTTGCAGCTCAACAAAGCAGAATACGGCTGGACCTCGCCCGTCACGCTAGCTCTCTTGGCTACGGCCGCCGTGGCGCTGGCGCTTTTCGTGCGCCGCAGCCTCCGCTCCGACAATCCTATTCTGGATTTCGGGCTGTTCCGCAACACCGTGTTCCGCTGGGCCAATGCCGCGCTGTTTCTGCTGGGCGGCGCGTTCTTGGGCATCATCATCTTCGAGCCGCTGTTTATGGTGAATGTGCTTGGCACTACGGCCACGCGCGCCGGTATCAGCCTGATTCCGCTTTCGATGGGCGTGGTGCTGGGCTCGTTGCTGGCCGGGCAAATGGTGTCGCGCTTCGGGCACTACAAGCGGTGGATGATAGGGGGGATTATTGTCCTGCTCGGGGGGCTGTCGTTGTTGGCTACCATGCCCGAAACCGTGAGTTACCCCCAGGTGCTGTCGTACTTGCTATTGTGTGGGCTAGGGCTGGGCCCTACGATGCCGCTGTATACGCTGGCCATCCAAAATGCCATTGAGCCCCAGCTGATGGGGCAGGCCACGTCGGCCAGCCAGTTTTTCCGGCAGATTGGTGGGGCCATTACTGCCTC is from Hymenobacter tibetensis and encodes:
- a CDS encoding MDR family MFS transporter: MTENLTQRQKMLTFAGILLAMFLGSLDQTIVSTALPRIVADLQGLDRFTWVATAYLVASTALVPIYGKLADMYSRRKIEVVAVSIFLVGSMLCGLAGEFGTLPLLGDGMTQLITFRAIQGLGGAGLFAMAFIIIADLFPPAERGKYQGYVGAVFGTSSVLGPFLGGFLTDKGSGLIPGVAGWRLVFYVNLPLGLLALWFILTQMPALRPRTTPKPLDVVSIVLLMAGLAPLVVGLQLNKAEYGWTSPVTLALLATAAVALALFVRRSLRSDNPILDFGLFRNTVFRWANAALFLLGGAFLGIIIFEPLFMVNVLGTTATRAGISLIPLSMGVVLGSLLAGQMVSRFGHYKRWMIGGIIVLLGGLSLLATMPETVSYPQVLSYLLLCGLGLGPTMPLYTLAIQNAIEPQLMGQATSASQFFRQIGGAITASILGTVLTLTLAEATPPPTTPSVAVRPVVSEGPVVPAAAAGPASPELRAAFSKAISRIYLFNIFLVAGGLLLTFFVPELPLRKSNHATPAPAE